A single region of the Raphanus sativus cultivar WK10039 chromosome 1, ASM80110v3, whole genome shotgun sequence genome encodes:
- the LOC108806494 gene encoding indole glucosinolate O-methyltransferase 4, producing the protein MGILIEETLSSNTKTQIVIDDDNELGLMAVRLANAAAFPMVLKAALELGVFDTLYAASEFLSPSEISSRLPTTPRNPEAPVLLDRMLRLLASYSMVKCGTVQAGKGQRVYKAEPICRFFLKDNIQDMGSLASQVIVNFDSVFLNTWGQLKDVVLDGGDAFGRAHGGMKLFDYMGTDERFSKLFNQTGFTIAVVKKALEVYQGFKDVNVLVDVGGGVGNTLGVVTSKYPNIKGVNFDLTCALAQAPSYPGVEHVAGDMFVDVPKGDAMILKRILHDWTDEDCVKILKNCWKSLPENGKVVVIELVTPDDAENGDINANIAFDMDMLMFTQCSGGKERSRTEFKALAMDAGFTHCKFVCQAYHCWIIEFCK; encoded by the exons atgggaATCCTTATTGAAGAAACATTAAGCTCTAACACCAAAACTCAAATTGTTATTGATGATGATAACGAGTTGGGCTTGATGGCTGTGAGACTAGCCAATGCTGCCGCCTTCCCAATGGTTCTCAAAGCTGCACTCGAGCTCGGTGTCTTTGACACTCTCTACGCCGCCTCTGAGTTCCTCTCACCTTCCGAGATATCAAGTAGGCTACCAACTACGCCTCGTAACCCTGAGGCGCCCGTTTTGTTGGACAGGATGCTTCGTCTACTCGCTAGCTACTCCATGGTCAAGTGCGGTACGGTCCAAGCCGGAAAAGGCCAAAGAGTTTACAAAGCCGAGCCAATATGCAGGTTCTTCTTGAAAGATAACATTCAAGATATGGGATCCTTAGCTTCTCAAGTCATTGTCAATTTTGACAGTGTCTTTCTGAACACCTG GGGACAATTGAAAGATGTGGTGCTAGACGGAGGAGATGCATTTGGTCGTGCACATGGTGGCATGAAACTCTTTGACTATATGGGAACAGATGAGAGATTCAGCAAGCTCTTTAATCAGACGGGATTCACCATCGCGGTCGTGAAGAAGGCTCTTGAAGTGTACCAAGGCTTCAAAGATGTGAATGTGTTGGTTGATGTTGGAGGTGGAGTTGGCAACACCCTCGGTGTTGTTACTTCAAAGTATCCAAATATTAAGGGTGTCAACTTTGATCTGACTTGTGCCTTGGCACAAGCACCTTCTTACCCTGGAGTGGAACATGTCGCAGGAGATATGTTCGTAGATGTTCCAAAAGGAGATGCTATGATCTTGAAA CGTATACTTCATGATTGGACTGATGAAGATTGCGTTAAGATTCTTAAGAATTGTTGGAAATCACTACCAGAGAATGGTAAAGTTGTTGTCATTGAACTAGTCACTCCTGATGACGCTGAGAATGGAGATATCAATGCGAACATTGCCTTTGATATGGACATGCTGATGTTCACACAATGTTCCGGTGGAAAAGAGAGATCACGAACTGAGTTTAAAGCTTTAGCCATGGACGCAGGCTTTACCCATTGCAAGTTTGTTTGTCAAGCTTACCACTGCTGGATTATTGAATTTTGCAAATAA